A region of Candidatus Tanganyikabacteria bacterium DNA encodes the following proteins:
- the rpsA gene encoding 30S ribosomal protein S1, whose product MNSLEQNPTADFEEVIDYDSTFVDLQPGDIVKGRVVRVSPDEILVDVGGKSEGVIPIKELSAIPVSNPREFIKEGEELELYVLREEDEDGQLTLSKRRVDQARGWVQATKDFEEENVIHAKVTGVVKGGIIVDAYKLRGFVPASQLRTKGSHEDLISTELPLKIIEVDQRRNKLILSHRQAVAAEKGKLRAEILQNLEVGQTVTGKVVRIADFGAFIDLGGIDGLLPISEISWQRIQHPSNVLNIGDELTLKVLKVDRDAHKISLSLKQLQEDPWHTLAERFTEGQTVGGKVTKLATFGAFVEIEPGVEALLPTAEMSDHNAKPEEIVEVGQDIQAIIKRFRPEEKRISLSLREVSGTGSGGVEEDEE is encoded by the coding sequence ATGAATTCGCTCGAACAAAACCCGACTGCTGACTTCGAAGAAGTCATCGATTACGACTCCACGTTCGTCGACCTCCAGCCCGGCGACATCGTCAAGGGCCGCGTCGTACGCGTTTCGCCCGACGAGATCCTGGTGGACGTGGGAGGCAAGTCGGAGGGCGTGATCCCCATCAAGGAGCTCTCGGCCATTCCGGTCTCCAATCCCCGCGAGTTCATCAAGGAGGGCGAGGAGCTCGAGCTATACGTCCTGCGCGAGGAGGACGAGGACGGCCAGCTCACGCTGTCCAAGCGGCGGGTCGATCAGGCGCGCGGCTGGGTGCAGGCGACCAAGGACTTCGAGGAAGAAAACGTCATCCACGCCAAGGTCACCGGCGTGGTCAAGGGCGGCATAATCGTGGACGCGTACAAGCTGCGCGGCTTCGTGCCCGCCAGCCAGCTCCGCACCAAGGGCTCGCACGAGGATCTCATCAGCACCGAGTTGCCGCTCAAGATCATCGAGGTCGACCAGCGGCGCAACAAGCTCATCCTGTCGCACCGCCAGGCGGTCGCGGCCGAGAAGGGCAAGCTCCGGGCGGAAATCCTCCAGAATCTCGAGGTCGGCCAGACGGTCACCGGCAAGGTCGTGCGCATCGCCGATTTCGGCGCCTTCATCGACCTGGGCGGCATCGACGGCCTGCTGCCGATTTCCGAGATCTCCTGGCAGCGCATCCAGCACCCGTCAAACGTCCTCAACATCGGCGACGAGCTCACGCTCAAGGTCCTCAAGGTGGACCGCGACGCCCACAAGATCTCCCTGTCGCTCAAGCAGCTCCAGGAGGATCCGTGGCACACGCTCGCCGAGCGGTTCACCGAGGGCCAGACGGTCGGCGGCAAGGTCACCAAGCTCGCCACCTTCGGCGCCTTCGTGGAGATCGAGCCGGGCGTCGAGGCGTTGCTGCCCACCGCCGAAATGAGCGACCACAACGCCAAGCCCGAGGAGATCGTCGAGGTCGGGCAGGACATCCAGGCCATCATCAAGCGCTTCCGCCCCGAGGAGAAGCGCATCTCGCTCTCGCTCCGCGAAGTGAGCGGCACCGGCTCCGGTGGAGTCGAAGAGGACGAGGAATAA